The Mesobacillus jeotgali genome window below encodes:
- the rnjA gene encoding ribonuclease J1 gives METKLKKDLKIFALGGLGEIGKNTYVIQYKNEMVLVDCGIKFPDNELFGIDYVLADYTYLKQNQDKLVGIFVTHGHEDHIGGLPFLLQDVKAPIYGGDFAVELIKSKLQEHKIKGVKFHQINNDTVVEFQNIKVRFFRTTHSIADSFGVVVTTPEGNIVHTGDFKFDLTPVGRGTDFQKIAEISSEGVLCLLSDSTNSEQPGFSVSERRVGEAIEDIFQTVDGRVIFATFASNIDRVQQVVKSSLKYNRKIAIVGRSMEKTFEIGRRLGYITAPDEVFVSINEIGQVPSHQLTIICTGSQGEPMAALARIANGTHRQISVIPGDTIVFSSSPIPGNTISVNRVIDKLHRIGADVIHHKISEVHTSGHGKQEEQKLMIKLLNPKFFIPIHGEYRMLDQHVKLAEQCGIPRENSFILDNGDVLELSADGGQLGGKVPAQPVYVDGSGIGDIGHIVLKDRRVLSQDGLVIVTMMIDREKKQLVNKPTVVTRGFVYVRESGDLMKNVEELIKDKIVTELAGGTKDWSSIKKAVIDVVNPFLYSQTGRRPMILPIIMEV, from the coding sequence GGAATTGATTATGTGCTCGCGGATTACACCTATTTGAAGCAAAACCAGGACAAGCTGGTCGGGATTTTCGTCACTCATGGCCATGAAGACCATATTGGCGGTTTGCCGTTTTTGCTGCAGGATGTGAAGGCGCCGATTTATGGAGGCGATTTTGCAGTTGAGTTGATCAAGTCCAAATTGCAGGAACACAAAATCAAGGGTGTGAAGTTCCACCAGATCAACAATGATACAGTCGTGGAGTTCCAGAATATCAAGGTTCGCTTTTTCCGGACAACCCACAGCATCGCGGATTCATTCGGGGTAGTCGTGACGACTCCGGAAGGGAATATTGTGCATACTGGCGACTTCAAATTCGATTTAACACCGGTTGGAAGAGGCACTGATTTTCAGAAGATCGCAGAAATCAGCAGTGAAGGTGTGCTGTGCCTGTTATCGGACAGCACGAACAGTGAACAGCCAGGTTTTTCTGTATCTGAAAGACGTGTCGGGGAAGCCATCGAGGATATCTTCCAGACGGTGGATGGCCGCGTTATTTTCGCAACCTTTGCATCCAATATTGACCGAGTACAGCAGGTTGTGAAGTCATCCCTCAAGTATAATCGAAAAATTGCTATTGTTGGCCGAAGTATGGAGAAGACGTTCGAGATCGGTCGCAGGCTGGGTTATATCACGGCGCCGGATGAGGTATTCGTCAGCATCAATGAGATCGGACAGGTTCCAAGCCATCAGCTGACAATCATCTGTACCGGAAGCCAGGGCGAGCCTATGGCAGCCCTTGCACGGATTGCGAATGGTACGCACAGACAAATCTCGGTCATACCTGGAGATACGATTGTCTTTTCATCATCACCGATACCAGGTAACACAATCAGCGTAAACCGAGTGATTGATAAATTGCACCGAATCGGCGCTGATGTCATCCATCATAAGATCAGTGAAGTCCACACTTCTGGACATGGTAAGCAGGAAGAACAGAAGCTGATGATCAAACTGCTGAATCCGAAGTTTTTCATTCCGATTCATGGTGAATACCGTATGTTGGATCAGCACGTTAAATTAGCTGAGCAATGCGGAATCCCGCGTGAAAACTCGTTTATTTTAGATAATGGGGATGTCCTGGAACTGTCTGCTGATGGCGGCCAGCTTGGCGGAAAAGTGCCGGCACAGCCAGTTTATGTCGACGGCAGCGGAATCGGCGATATCGGACATATCGTGTTAAAAGACAGAAGAGTGCTGTCCCAGGACGGACTTGTGATCGTCACGATGATGATCGATCGTGAGAAAAAGCAGCTTGTCAACAAGCCGACAGTGGTGACAAGAGGATTCGTCTACGTCAGGGAGTCAGGCGACCTGATGAAGAATGTTGAAGAATTGATCAAAGATAAAATTGTAACGGAATTGGCAGGAGGCACTAAGGACTGGTCAAGCATCAAGAAGGCAGTCATCGACGTCGTCAACCCATTCCTGTACAGCCAGACAGGCAGAAGGCCAATGATTTTGCCGATTATTATGGAAGTTTAA